A region from the Paenarthrobacter aurescens genome encodes:
- a CDS encoding FdhF/YdeP family oxidoreductase: MHAKAPRENIDESKLTVSKPKTKAVGIPAVANALKISLEQMGPLRSVQTLLAVNQLDGFDCMGCAWPEHEKRNAAEFCENGAKAVAEEATRRRVTPEFFAQHSIADLKTRDDFWLGQQGRLTHPMFLDEGATHYKPIGWDEAYDLMAEELRGLEHPDQAVFYTSGRTSNEAAFVYQLLVRGLGTNNLPDCSNMCHESSGSALVETIGIGKGSVSLTDLETASLIFVAGQNPGTNHPRMLSALEKAKKNGAVIVSVNPLPEAGLLHFENPQHVAGMIQGTQLTDDFLQIRAGGDQALFQGLGKYLLEAEAAGRNTPGLETVLDHSFIENHTVGLNDYLRFLEKVEWDDIVEASGLTLEQIQATGERMLASNATIVCWAMGLTQHKHSVPTLRDVVNVLLLQGNIGKPGAGVCPVRGHSNVQGDRTMGIFEKMPETFHDRLDHEFEFRSPREHGYDTVAAIRAMRDGKVRFFMGMGGNFVRAAPDSDVTELALANTRLSVQISTKLNHSHLSTGRRALILPTLGRTEKDTQRTGDQRVTVEDSMSAVHASRGRLKPASEHLHSEVAIVCNLAHRLFTDGHSRLPNTPQAAWLAMRDDYTLIRKHIEAVFDGFEDFEARIQHPGGFVLPHPPRDARKFDTASGKAHFTGNELEFIKIPPGRLVLQTLRSHDQYNTTIYGKDDRYRGIHGGRRVVLINAEDITELGFADGDMVHLISEFQGTDRRAENFRIVSYSTPKGCAAAYYPETNVLVPLDSVADTSGTPTSKSVIVRLEKA, encoded by the coding sequence ATGCATGCCAAAGCTCCCCGCGAGAACATTGATGAGTCAAAGCTGACCGTCAGCAAACCCAAAACCAAGGCTGTGGGCATCCCCGCTGTTGCCAACGCCCTGAAAATATCGCTGGAACAAATGGGGCCGCTGCGCAGCGTCCAGACACTTTTGGCAGTGAACCAGCTGGACGGGTTCGACTGCATGGGATGCGCCTGGCCAGAGCACGAGAAACGCAATGCTGCCGAGTTCTGCGAGAATGGCGCCAAAGCCGTTGCCGAGGAAGCCACGCGCCGCCGCGTCACGCCGGAGTTCTTCGCCCAACACTCCATTGCCGATCTCAAAACCCGCGATGACTTCTGGCTGGGCCAGCAAGGCCGGCTCACCCACCCCATGTTCCTCGATGAAGGCGCAACGCACTACAAACCCATTGGCTGGGACGAGGCATATGACCTCATGGCCGAGGAGCTTCGGGGATTGGAACACCCCGACCAGGCGGTGTTCTACACCTCCGGCCGCACCTCCAATGAAGCAGCTTTTGTGTACCAGTTGCTGGTTCGCGGCCTGGGGACCAACAACCTCCCGGACTGCTCCAACATGTGCCACGAATCCTCCGGTTCGGCGCTGGTGGAAACCATTGGCATTGGTAAGGGTTCGGTCAGCCTGACGGACCTGGAAACGGCGTCGCTGATCTTCGTGGCGGGCCAGAACCCCGGTACCAACCACCCGCGCATGCTCAGCGCCCTGGAGAAGGCCAAGAAAAACGGCGCGGTCATAGTGTCCGTGAATCCCCTCCCCGAGGCCGGCCTCCTGCACTTTGAGAACCCTCAGCACGTGGCCGGCATGATTCAGGGAACCCAGCTCACCGATGACTTCCTGCAGATCCGCGCAGGCGGGGACCAGGCCCTCTTCCAGGGCCTGGGCAAATATCTGCTTGAAGCCGAAGCTGCCGGACGGAACACTCCGGGGCTGGAAACCGTGCTGGACCACAGCTTCATTGAAAACCACACGGTGGGTCTCAACGACTACCTGCGTTTCCTGGAAAAGGTGGAGTGGGATGACATTGTGGAGGCAAGCGGCCTGACCCTGGAGCAGATCCAGGCAACCGGAGAACGGATGCTCGCATCCAACGCCACCATCGTGTGCTGGGCCATGGGACTGACCCAGCACAAGCATTCCGTTCCAACCCTCCGCGATGTAGTCAATGTCCTGCTGCTGCAAGGCAACATCGGCAAGCCCGGCGCCGGCGTCTGCCCCGTGCGCGGCCACTCCAATGTCCAGGGTGACCGCACCATGGGCATCTTCGAAAAGATGCCGGAAACCTTCCATGACCGGCTGGACCACGAATTCGAGTTCCGCTCTCCCCGCGAGCACGGCTACGACACCGTGGCGGCCATCCGGGCCATGCGGGACGGGAAAGTCCGGTTCTTTATGGGCATGGGCGGCAACTTCGTCCGCGCTGCCCCTGATTCGGACGTGACCGAACTGGCCCTGGCCAACACCCGGTTGAGCGTGCAGATCTCCACAAAACTCAATCACTCGCACCTGTCCACCGGCCGACGTGCGCTGATCCTGCCCACCCTCGGACGCACCGAGAAGGACACCCAGCGCACCGGCGATCAGCGGGTCACCGTGGAAGACTCCATGAGCGCCGTCCACGCCTCCCGTGGACGCCTCAAACCGGCCAGCGAACACCTCCACTCCGAGGTGGCGATCGTTTGCAACCTCGCACACCGCCTGTTCACCGATGGCCACAGCCGCCTGCCCAACACACCCCAGGCCGCCTGGCTGGCCATGAGGGACGACTACACGCTGATCCGGAAGCACATTGAGGCCGTCTTCGATGGTTTTGAGGACTTTGAAGCACGCATCCAGCATCCTGGCGGGTTCGTGCTGCCGCACCCGCCGCGGGATGCCAGGAAGTTTGACACCGCATCCGGAAAAGCACACTTCACGGGCAACGAGCTGGAATTCATCAAGATCCCGCCCGGCCGCTTGGTCCTTCAAACCCTGCGCTCACACGACCAGTACAACACCACTATCTACGGCAAGGACGACCGCTACCGCGGCATCCATGGCGGCCGGCGCGTGGTGCTGATCAACGCTGAGGACATCACAGAGCTGGGATTCGCCGACGGCGACATGGTCCACCTGATTTCTGAATTCCAGGGAACGGACCGGCGGGCCGAGAACTTCCGGATCGTGTCCTACTCCACCCCCAAGGGGTGCGCCGCCGCGTACTACCCCGAAACCAACGTCCTGGTGCCCTTGGACTCCGTAGCGGATACCAGCGGAACGCCCACCTCAAAATCGGTGATCGTCCGGCTGGAGAAAGCGTAG
- a CDS encoding bifunctional 5,10-methylenetetrahydrofolate dehydrogenase/5,10-methenyltetrahydrofolate cyclohydrolase — MNTEVRGDTEVLSGKPLAALIQQRAHDQTALLDDQGLRPVLAVVVATDDESTHWYVRSIERAAGRAGIGCRIIDLGHDATEQVLASVLTDLSAEPGVHGIILQTPLPASVHADRLVGLIAPEKDIDGANPLSLGRLAVGQPAFAPATAQAVVELLEHFEVPVAGRNVTVVGRSAVVGKPLSLLLLEKDATVTICHSKSGELERYTRPADVVVVAAGRTGLLKGSHVSANAVVIDVGTNVLPDGSLVGDVDEASVTGVAAGLSPVPGGVGSVTTALLLLHTVEAARQQSHATLLTASTSRI, encoded by the coding sequence ATGAACACCGAAGTCCGCGGTGACACCGAAGTCCTTTCCGGCAAGCCTCTGGCTGCCCTCATCCAGCAGCGCGCCCACGATCAGACCGCCCTCCTGGATGACCAGGGCCTCCGCCCGGTCCTGGCTGTTGTTGTTGCAACGGATGATGAATCCACGCACTGGTACGTCCGGTCCATTGAACGTGCCGCAGGACGCGCGGGAATCGGTTGCCGGATCATTGATCTGGGCCACGACGCCACCGAACAAGTGCTGGCCAGTGTCCTGACGGACCTCAGCGCCGAACCCGGCGTTCACGGCATCATCCTCCAAACTCCCTTGCCGGCCTCCGTCCACGCGGACCGGCTGGTGGGCCTCATCGCTCCTGAAAAGGACATCGACGGCGCCAATCCCCTCAGCCTCGGCCGCCTGGCTGTGGGGCAACCCGCCTTCGCACCCGCTACCGCGCAGGCCGTGGTGGAACTGCTGGAGCATTTCGAGGTTCCCGTCGCGGGACGGAACGTGACCGTCGTCGGGCGTTCTGCCGTGGTGGGCAAGCCGCTGTCCTTGCTGCTCCTGGAAAAAGATGCGACCGTAACAATATGCCATTCCAAGTCAGGGGAATTGGAGCGCTATACCCGGCCAGCCGACGTCGTGGTTGTTGCCGCCGGGCGGACCGGGCTGCTGAAGGGCAGCCACGTCTCGGCCAATGCGGTAGTGATCGACGTCGGAACGAACGTCCTGCCCGACGGTTCACTGGTGGGCGATGTGGACGAAGCCAGTGTCACCGGAGTGGCAGCCGGGCTGAGCCCGGTCCCGGGCGGCGTAGGGTCAGTGACCACCGCCCTGTTGCTTCTGCACACCGTTGAAGCGGCCCGGCAGCAGTCCCACGCCACGCTGCTCACAGCTTCCACTTCCCGGATCTGA
- a CDS encoding cyclodeaminase/cyclohydrolase family protein: MISSETINDYLSRLASRQPTPGGGAAAALHAAQGAALVAMVARYTTGAKYEQHAALVNRITSAADHLIVESLALADADERAFQAVIDSYKLPSETDELKAVKTAAIQEALVQAAQTPAQLIKVAGEVVDLAAELFEVANPNVISDVAAAADAARAAATTARVNIDINVVAIKHGEARSRLSEQTDGIEDKVVLAADALVKRVRERILS, translated from the coding sequence ATGATCAGTTCAGAAACCATCAACGATTACCTCTCCAGGCTTGCTTCACGTCAGCCCACTCCCGGCGGGGGCGCGGCCGCAGCCCTGCACGCCGCCCAGGGTGCTGCCCTGGTTGCCATGGTTGCCAGGTACACCACCGGGGCAAAGTATGAGCAACATGCCGCACTGGTAAACCGCATCACCAGCGCCGCCGATCACCTGATCGTTGAGTCCTTGGCTCTGGCGGACGCCGATGAGCGCGCTTTCCAGGCCGTGATCGACTCCTACAAACTCCCGTCCGAAACGGACGAGCTCAAAGCCGTAAAAACGGCAGCCATCCAGGAAGCACTGGTTCAGGCGGCCCAGACTCCCGCGCAGCTGATCAAGGTTGCCGGCGAAGTGGTGGACCTTGCCGCCGAACTCTTTGAGGTGGCCAACCCCAACGTCATCAGCGACGTCGCCGCTGCCGCCGACGCAGCGCGCGCAGCTGCCACTACGGCGCGGGTCAACATAGACATCAACGTTGTAGCCATCAAACACGGTGAAGCCCGCTCGCGTTTGTCGGAGCAGACGGACGGAATTGAGGACAAAGTTGTTCTCGCCGCCGATGCTTTGGTCAAGCGCGTCCGCGAAAGGATCCTCTCATGA
- a CDS encoding FAD-dependent oxidoreductase yields the protein MASTPRIVIIGAGIVGTNLADELVTRGWNNITVLDQGPLNMPGGSTSHAPGLVFQTNPSKSMALFAKYTVEKLLSLTEDGQSCFNQVGGLEVATTETRLADLKRKLGYAQSWGIDGKILSREECKELYPLINEEDILGGLHVPTDGLALAARAVQLLIKRTEAAGVKYIGNTEVTGIEQSNHRVTGVETADGVIPADIVVSCAGFWGAKVGELIGMSVPLLPLAHQYVKTTPVPAQKGKNELPNGAQLPILRHQDQDLYYREHGERYGIGSYAHRPMPVDLDELGSYEPSSITEHNMPSRLDFTLEDFLPAWEATKQILPALRESEIEDGFNGIFSFTPDGGSLVGESKEVDGFFVAEAVWVTHSAGIARAVAELLTTGKSQIDLGDCDIHRFEEVQLTPEYVSETSQQNFVEIYDVLHPLQPKLSPRNLRVSPFHARHKQLGGYFLEGAGWERPYWFEANAELLKEMPDDWQPPARDAWSGMFSSPIAAAEAWKTRTAVAMYDMTPLKRLEVSGPGAQKLLQELTTGDMSKKPGAVTYTLLLDEAGGIRSDITVARLSEDTFQLGANGNIDTAYFERAARQQTANGDAGDWVQVRDTTGGTCCIGLWGPLARDLISTVSSDDFSNDGLKYFRSKKVTIGGVTVTAMRLSYVGELGWELYTSADNGQRLWDALWKAGQPFGVIAAGRAAFSALRLEKGYRSWGTDMTTEHDPFEAGLGFAVKMTKENFVGKAALEGRTEEGSARRLRCLTVDDGRSLVLGKEPVFYKDQAVGYVTSAAYGYSVRKPIAYAYLPSAVSLGDSVEIEYFGRRIQATVTEDPLYDPTMSRLRG from the coding sequence ATGGCATCCACGCCTCGCATTGTCATCATCGGAGCTGGGATTGTTGGCACCAACCTCGCCGACGAACTGGTCACCCGCGGTTGGAACAACATCACCGTCCTGGACCAAGGACCCCTGAACATGCCCGGTGGCTCCACGTCACACGCACCGGGCCTGGTTTTCCAGACCAACCCTTCCAAGTCCATGGCCCTCTTTGCCAAGTACACGGTGGAAAAGCTGCTTTCCCTCACTGAGGATGGCCAGAGCTGCTTCAACCAGGTGGGCGGCCTGGAAGTTGCCACCACGGAAACCCGGCTGGCTGACCTCAAGCGCAAGCTCGGTTACGCACAGTCCTGGGGCATCGATGGCAAGATCCTCTCCCGCGAGGAGTGCAAGGAGCTCTACCCGCTGATCAACGAGGAAGACATCCTCGGTGGCCTTCACGTCCCCACCGATGGCCTGGCGCTTGCAGCCCGTGCCGTGCAGTTGCTGATCAAGCGCACCGAAGCCGCCGGTGTGAAGTACATCGGCAACACCGAAGTGACAGGAATTGAGCAGTCCAACCACCGCGTGACCGGCGTAGAAACCGCCGACGGCGTGATCCCGGCTGACATTGTGGTTTCCTGCGCCGGTTTCTGGGGCGCCAAGGTGGGCGAGCTGATCGGCATGTCCGTTCCGCTCCTCCCGCTGGCACACCAGTATGTAAAGACCACGCCCGTTCCCGCGCAGAAGGGCAAGAACGAGCTCCCCAACGGCGCCCAGCTGCCCATCCTGCGCCACCAGGACCAGGACCTGTACTACCGTGAGCACGGCGAGCGTTACGGCATTGGCTCTTACGCACACCGTCCCATGCCCGTGGACCTTGATGAACTGGGCAGCTACGAGCCCAGCAGCATCACCGAACACAACATGCCCTCGCGCCTGGACTTCACCTTGGAAGACTTCCTCCCCGCCTGGGAAGCCACCAAGCAGATCCTGCCGGCCCTCCGCGAAAGCGAAATTGAGGATGGCTTCAACGGCATCTTCTCCTTCACCCCGGACGGTGGCTCGCTGGTTGGCGAGTCCAAGGAAGTCGATGGCTTCTTCGTGGCCGAGGCCGTGTGGGTTACCCACTCCGCCGGCATCGCACGCGCCGTGGCTGAGCTGCTCACCACCGGCAAGTCCCAGATTGATCTGGGCGACTGCGATATCCACCGTTTCGAGGAGGTCCAGCTGACCCCCGAATACGTCAGCGAAACCTCCCAGCAGAACTTTGTGGAAATCTACGATGTCCTGCACCCGCTCCAGCCCAAGCTCTCTCCCCGCAACCTTCGAGTCAGCCCCTTCCACGCCCGCCACAAGCAGCTGGGCGGCTACTTCCTGGAAGGCGCCGGCTGGGAGCGCCCCTACTGGTTCGAAGCCAACGCTGAACTCCTTAAGGAAATGCCGGACGACTGGCAGCCCCCTGCCCGTGACGCCTGGTCCGGCATGTTCAGCTCTCCCATCGCCGCAGCTGAGGCATGGAAGACCCGCACGGCTGTTGCCATGTATGACATGACGCCGCTGAAGCGCCTTGAGGTTTCCGGCCCGGGAGCCCAGAAGTTGCTGCAGGAACTGACCACCGGTGACATGTCCAAGAAGCCCGGCGCTGTGACCTACACGCTCCTCCTGGACGAAGCCGGCGGCATCCGAAGCGACATCACCGTGGCCCGCCTCAGCGAAGACACCTTCCAGCTGGGCGCCAACGGCAACATTGACACCGCCTACTTTGAGCGTGCCGCCCGGCAGCAAACCGCCAACGGCGACGCCGGCGACTGGGTTCAGGTCCGCGACACCACGGGCGGCACCTGCTGCATCGGCCTGTGGGGTCCGCTGGCCCGCGACCTCATCAGCACGGTCAGCAGCGATGACTTCAGCAATGACGGCCTGAAGTACTTCCGTTCCAAGAAGGTCACCATCGGCGGCGTCACCGTCACCGCCATGCGCCTGTCCTACGTGGGCGAACTCGGCTGGGAGCTCTACACCAGTGCAGACAACGGGCAGCGCCTTTGGGACGCCCTGTGGAAGGCCGGCCAGCCGTTCGGCGTCATCGCCGCGGGCCGTGCTGCCTTCAGTGCGCTGCGTCTGGAGAAGGGCTACCGCTCCTGGGGCACGGACATGACCACCGAGCACGATCCCTTCGAGGCCGGCCTCGGGTTTGCCGTGAAAATGACCAAGGAGAACTTCGTCGGTAAGGCCGCTTTGGAAGGCCGCACCGAGGAAGGCTCGGCACGTCGCCTGCGCTGCTTGACGGTGGACGATGGCCGGAGCCTGGTGCTGGGCAAGGAACCGGTGTTCTACAAGGACCAGGCCGTGGGTTACGTCACCAGCGCCGCCTACGGCTACTCGGTCCGCAAGCCGATTGCCTACGCCTACCTGCCCTCGGCAGTTTCCTTGGGCGACTCCGTGGAAATCGAATACTTCGGACGTCGCATCCAGGCCACCGTCACCGAAGATCCGCTGTACGACCCCACCATGAGCCGGCTCCGGGGCTAA
- the purU gene encoding formyltetrahydrofolate deformylase produces the protein MTLVATDSPVSTLPKPELLKEEQAQKFVLTLSCVERAGIVQAVTTFLYERGFNIEEHQQFDDGLRQTLHLRTAFSGPLSYSPERLEEEFSAIADRFEMKFSFHDQTKKRVLVMVSKFGHCLNDLIFRWRGGSLGGDLVVVASNHETHRAMAEAAGLPFVYIPVTPDTKAEAEQRLLDLVEEYNVDLVVLARYMQVLSDDLCRALEGRAINIHHSFLPGFKGARPYHQAYDRGVKLVGATAHYVTADLDEGPIIEQEVIRVDHSYGPTTLSTVGQDAEALALSRAVRWHCEHRVLLDQTSTVVFR, from the coding sequence ATGACCCTCGTGGCTACAGACTCACCGGTAAGCACTCTGCCGAAGCCCGAATTGCTCAAAGAAGAGCAAGCACAGAAGTTCGTACTCACATTGTCGTGCGTAGAACGCGCCGGGATTGTTCAGGCGGTTACCACCTTCCTTTACGAGCGCGGCTTCAATATTGAAGAGCACCAGCAGTTCGACGACGGCCTCCGCCAGACGCTTCACCTGCGGACTGCGTTCTCCGGCCCGCTGTCCTACTCACCGGAGCGGCTCGAAGAGGAATTCAGCGCAATTGCTGACCGTTTCGAAATGAAGTTCAGCTTCCATGACCAAACCAAGAAGAGGGTTCTGGTGATGGTCTCAAAGTTTGGGCACTGCCTGAACGATCTCATCTTCCGCTGGCGGGGAGGCAGCCTTGGCGGCGACCTCGTTGTGGTGGCTTCAAACCATGAGACGCACCGTGCCATGGCAGAAGCAGCCGGACTGCCCTTCGTCTACATTCCCGTCACCCCGGATACCAAGGCAGAGGCCGAGCAGCGGCTCCTGGACCTGGTGGAAGAGTACAACGTGGACCTCGTAGTCCTGGCACGTTACATGCAGGTACTCTCGGACGATCTGTGCCGCGCCCTTGAAGGACGCGCCATCAACATCCATCACTCCTTCCTTCCGGGATTCAAGGGTGCCCGCCCCTACCACCAGGCCTATGACCGCGGCGTGAAGCTGGTGGGTGCAACCGCCCACTACGTCACCGCAGATCTGGACGAGGGACCGATCATCGAGCAGGAAGTCATCCGCGTCGATCACAGCTACGGTCCCACCACGCTTTCAACCGTGGGCCAGGACGCAGAGGCTCTGGCTTTGTCCCGCGCCGTCAGGTGGCACTGCGAGCACCGCGTGCTGCTGGATCAGACCAGCACAGTGGTTTTCCGCTAA
- a CDS encoding GntR family transcriptional regulator, with product MAFGTLAIAGEDTKKSLADLAYERLRDRLLMLEIKPGDLLNDDQLAKDLEIGRTPVREALKRLELDRLVITYPRRGTFATRVEVTDLAFISEIRAQLEPLAAARAARVASAATKEHLREVMRAVEGFDVSAASVVETLRLDASVHQGIYAAAANPHLEDILIRYDNLATRIWCMVLDRLPELEHHVREHLDLLRAVIDGEEDRAAELARVHVSGFEQAVRQALFAA from the coding sequence GTGGCTTTTGGAACTCTGGCAATCGCAGGTGAAGACACGAAGAAGTCTTTGGCTGACCTCGCCTACGAACGCCTCCGGGACCGGCTCCTGATGCTTGAGATCAAACCCGGCGACCTCCTCAATGATGATCAGTTGGCCAAGGACCTTGAGATTGGCCGTACGCCGGTCCGTGAGGCACTCAAACGCCTGGAGCTGGATCGGCTGGTGATTACGTATCCGAGGCGGGGAACGTTTGCCACCCGCGTGGAAGTCACCGACCTCGCCTTCATCTCCGAGATTCGCGCGCAACTCGAACCCCTCGCAGCGGCCAGGGCGGCCCGTGTTGCATCTGCTGCCACCAAGGAACATCTGCGGGAAGTGATGCGCGCGGTGGAGGGCTTTGATGTCAGCGCGGCCTCTGTGGTTGAAACCTTGCGGCTCGACGCCAGTGTTCATCAGGGCATCTATGCAGCGGCGGCCAATCCGCACCTCGAGGACATCCTGATTCGCTACGACAACCTGGCTACCCGCATCTGGTGCATGGTCCTGGACCGGCTGCCGGAGCTTGAGCACCATGTGCGTGAGCACCTGGATCTGCTGCGGGCGGTCATTGACGGCGAAGAGGATAGGGCTGCCGAGTTGGCGCGCGTCCACGTCAGCGGCTTCGAGCAGGCTGTGCGCCAGGCGCTTTTCGCGGCCTAG
- the pdxS gene encoding pyridoxal 5'-phosphate synthase lyase subunit PdxS — protein sequence MSTRPHLFDHIPLTGSSRVKRGMAEMLKGGVIMDVVNVEQARIAEDAGAVAVMALERVPADIRAQGGVSRMSDPDMIDAIIAAVSIPVMAKARIGHFVEAQVLQSLGVDYIDESEVLTPADYINHIDKWNFTVPFVCGATNLGEALRRINEGAAMIRSKGEAGTGDVSNATGHMRKIRAEIAKLAALPEDELYVAAKELQAPYELVKEVAATGKLPVVLFTAGGIATPADAAMMMQLGADGVFVGSGIFKSGNPAERAAAVVNATAYYDDPDVIAKVSRGLGEAMVGINVDDIPQPHRLAERGW from the coding sequence GTGTCTACAAGACCCCACCTTTTCGACCATATTCCGCTGACGGGCAGCAGCCGTGTTAAGCGGGGCATGGCGGAGATGCTCAAGGGCGGCGTCATCATGGACGTCGTTAACGTCGAGCAGGCCCGCATCGCCGAGGATGCCGGTGCTGTTGCCGTCATGGCGCTCGAGCGTGTCCCGGCCGATATCCGCGCCCAGGGCGGGGTGTCCCGCATGTCGGATCCGGACATGATCGATGCGATCATTGCTGCCGTGTCCATCCCGGTCATGGCGAAGGCCCGCATCGGGCACTTCGTCGAAGCCCAGGTCCTGCAGTCCCTCGGTGTTGACTACATCGACGAGTCCGAGGTCCTGACCCCGGCCGACTACATCAACCACATTGATAAGTGGAACTTCACCGTTCCCTTCGTCTGTGGTGCCACCAACCTTGGTGAGGCGCTGCGCCGCATCAACGAGGGTGCGGCGATGATCCGTTCCAAGGGCGAGGCCGGCACCGGTGATGTTTCCAACGCCACCGGGCACATGCGCAAGATCCGTGCCGAGATCGCCAAGCTCGCCGCCCTCCCGGAGGATGAGCTGTACGTTGCGGCCAAGGAACTCCAGGCCCCGTACGAGCTGGTCAAGGAAGTTGCCGCCACCGGCAAGCTCCCCGTTGTCCTGTTCACCGCTGGCGGTATTGCTACCCCGGCTGATGCTGCGATGATGATGCAGCTCGGCGCTGACGGCGTGTTCGTTGGCTCGGGCATCTTCAAGTCCGGCAACCCCGCAGAGCGCGCCGCCGCCGTCGTGAACGCTACTGCCTACTACGACGATCCGGACGTGATCGCCAAGGTCTCCCGCGGCCTCGGCGAAGCCATGGTGGGCATCAACGTGGACGACATCCCGCAACCGCACCGCCTCGCAGAGCGCGGCTGGTGA
- a CDS encoding LysR family transcriptional regulator — MIDPRLITLRVFARCGTVGGTAELTGYSPSAVSAQLRELQRMLGMQLLTKDGRGVRLTSTGRFLVAGSDALIAEWESLRAAAMKAGDQVQSHFGLGGFSTAAAQLLAPLAATLRTTRPQLEVQVLEANPARCFDLLVAERIDLAVIVAMQSDTYVEDDPRFEQTVLLDDPLDVIIPADHRLASRESVTLDELASEPWITEAAGSTYHALFTAAFTAVGVTPRIAHEAVEWETQIAFVGAGLGVGLLPRLAPLHNAENVVRLRITGKGKPARRIVAAVRRGSIASPLIQESLAILQESAHRILTARPEDEH; from the coding sequence ATGATCGATCCACGGCTGATAACCCTTCGAGTGTTTGCCCGCTGCGGCACCGTAGGAGGCACGGCGGAGCTCACCGGGTACTCCCCTTCCGCCGTCTCTGCACAGCTGCGGGAGCTCCAGCGCATGCTGGGAATGCAGCTGCTGACCAAGGACGGACGAGGCGTGCGGCTGACGTCCACAGGCCGCTTTCTGGTGGCCGGCTCGGATGCGCTCATTGCCGAGTGGGAAAGCCTGCGCGCAGCGGCCATGAAGGCCGGCGACCAGGTGCAGTCGCACTTCGGGCTGGGCGGATTCTCGACGGCGGCCGCCCAGTTGCTGGCGCCTCTGGCCGCCACCTTGCGCACCACGCGTCCCCAGCTGGAGGTGCAGGTCCTTGAGGCAAATCCGGCCCGCTGCTTCGATTTGCTGGTGGCAGAGCGAATAGACCTTGCAGTGATTGTTGCCATGCAGTCAGACACCTACGTTGAGGACGATCCCCGGTTCGAACAAACAGTTCTGCTCGATGATCCCCTGGACGTCATCATTCCCGCCGACCACAGGCTGGCATCGCGGGAGAGCGTCACATTGGACGAGCTTGCCTCGGAACCATGGATCACCGAAGCCGCCGGCTCCACGTACCACGCCCTCTTCACAGCGGCCTTTACGGCTGTGGGGGTAACGCCGCGAATAGCCCACGAGGCCGTTGAATGGGAAACCCAAATCGCCTTTGTGGGCGCCGGGCTGGGCGTTGGCCTGCTGCCCCGGCTCGCACCCTTGCATAACGCCGAGAACGTGGTCCGGCTGCGCATCACCGGCAAAGGCAAGCCCGCTCGGCGCATTGTGGCGGCCGTGCGCAGGGGCAGCATCGCCTCGCCACTGATCCAGGAGTCACTGGCCATCCTGCAGGAAAGCGCACACCGGATCCTCACGGCACGGCCGGAAGACGAGCACTGA